In Dehalococcoidia bacterium, one DNA window encodes the following:
- a CDS encoding branched chain amino acid aminotransferase, whose product MDKPQPYAYFQKKVVPLADAKISVMTHALHYGTACFEGIRGNWNAEDVQMFLFRVPDHYERVQRSCRILK is encoded by the coding sequence TTACGCCTATTTCCAGAAGAAGGTCGTCCCGCTTGCTGACGCCAAGATCAGCGTGATGACCCACGCCCTCCACTATGGCACGGCCTGCTTTGAGGGCATCCGCGGCAACTGGAACGCGGAGGATGTCCAGATGTTCCTCTTCCGGGTCCCTGACCACTACGAGCGGGTGCAACGGAGCTGCCGAATCCTGAAGAT